One genomic window of Candidatus Kryptoniota bacterium includes the following:
- the rsmD gene encoding 16S rRNA (guanine(966)-N(2))-methyltransferase RsmD yields MRITGGRLRSRKIISIRSQNLRPATDRLRVTMFNILANMIDLTGGVALDLYAGTGCVGFEAISRGAARVVFVESDRNTAELISRNAHELGVENACEIVRMKAEEFVKQCSEKFDVAYVDPPYKINNATCDIIDDIISRGMVRASGIICVEHSRAYTPPRSKLMRQKIFGSTILSFIAPEEK; encoded by the coding sequence ATGAGAATCACGGGCGGCCGGCTCCGGAGTAGAAAAATCATTTCGATCCGGTCCCAAAATCTAAGACCCGCTACTGACAGACTTCGGGTAACAATGTTCAATATTCTCGCTAACATGATCGACCTGACTGGAGGGGTTGCTCTCGATCTGTATGCTGGCACGGGATGTGTTGGGTTCGAAGCGATAAGCAGAGGCGCAGCCAGGGTTGTGTTCGTGGAAAGCGACAGGAACACTGCAGAATTGATTTCCCGGAATGCGCACGAGCTTGGCGTCGAAAACGCCTGTGAAATCGTACGGATGAAGGCCGAAGAATTCGTGAAACAATGCAGCGAGAAGTTCGACGTGGCATATGTCGATCCCCCCTACAAAATAAACAACGCGACTTGCGACATAATCGATGATATCATATCGAGGGGAATGGTCAGAGCATCCGGAATAATTTGTGTCGAACACTCGAGAGCTTACACGCCGCCGCGGTCGAAACTAATGAGACAGAAGATATTCGGCTCCACAATACTATCTTTCATAGCACCGGAGGAAAAATGA